In Calliopsis andreniformis isolate RMS-2024a chromosome 9, iyCalAndr_principal, whole genome shotgun sequence, the genomic window GTTGTTGATTTATCCTACCGACACATCATGTCAGCAAACGTCTGCATCTGATGGTCAGACTGCTCCACAGGAGGTAAGTTAATTTTTCCATGTGCTAAGAGATTCGTTGAACCGAGTAATTTTGATATTCGTTGGTACATTTACAGAGTTAATAGGGAAATTCAAAATGTTCGATATGCcttcgttttgcagtaataacaGTAAATATACTTTCGTAGGTTTATTGGAGAGTAGCGTTAAAACAACAAATTTTAAATGCATATGCATAAGTTATTTTTCTGTTTAAAAATCGCATTATGAACTTTAAAGCAATATTATTTCAAGTATCTTTACTAATCTGTAAATATTCCAATGTATGTTAAGTATTTAAAACGAAGATACAAAGTTAGATATCAAAATACAATAGGCTTATTTAGAAGGctaatttttatattgtaagATTATCCATGAAAGCTCAGAGTTAAATATCAAcaaaatcaatactcattataaaTGACTCATACGACTGATTCATAAAAATCTACAATCTATGAAATAAACCGTAGGATTCTCGTTCGACATCGAGCCATTCGGAGCAACCACAACATGGTGAAACACAGGCTGCGACAGGGTCAGCTACACCCCTGGTATCCTTAATGCCCGTGAAATTTCCCATGTCTGGTCGTTACACCAATTATCCGATCGCGATACACACCGCCAACTTGTACAGTTCACAGACATGCTTAAGCGAGAATGATGATTGCAGTGGCAATCAGATGCATTGCAGGGCCATCGTCTATCACCCAGCAACCGTTTACATTCCTCACGCGCATACACCTCCGTTTCACAACGCTTCTGGCGGTACTAGTTTGTTGCCGACCCCACCGTCGGTGTCCCAACCGATATTCGATTCAGCTAACAAGGGGCAGACTTTTAATTCCAGAGAATACGCGAAATCGGGGCCAGCGAACGGTCAAAACAGCGGTTACGCAAAATCTCAGGGCCACGGAATTGCGTTGTCGTCCCATCAGGGTCCTTTCATTAAAGCTCAAAGCTTAGGGAACTCTCAGTCATATAAGCATAGCAACGTAGATGGCAATTACAAGTACTCATCACCGGCGATCGCATCTTCGCGCTTCCCCGTGCATAATCGAAGAACGGCGGCTGGTTCAACCGTGGGCTCCCCGGCTTGCATTTCGGCACAAAAGTCAGATAGCTATAATATCTCGCAGGGCTCGCAAAGGTCCGGACACCATTTTGCATCGAATCTTGTCACGGGTCCATCGTACTCAAGTTCGAAAATGTTTAACACGAATCAGAGCTTCGAATATACGAACGGTCGCAGACATAACTCCAGTGAACAGTATTTCGATAACACCGCGATGAAGTCGGGCAATTACTCGACACGTAAGAACACAGCGAACAGCTGTAGGAGTAACAACGGACAGACAGAGGGAACGATTAGTTCTAGTAATCAGTCTAGCGAGACATATGCTAACAGTTCGGTTGAGGGTGAAAGTATCAGTGGTACGCAGGGTGTACAGGCTGGTGTAGAAAACAGTAGTTCAGAAAAGCCGGTGAGCCCACCTCCAGCACCGTATTCGCCCATGACACGACCCCTTCCAACTCTGTCACCACCCACCTCCCAGGTCCAGTTCTATCCTCCGGCGCAGAACCGTTATCAACCACCCTTAGCCCCGTCCCAGcaccagcagcagcaacagcaaaccGCCAACCAACGTCGATACACCATTGCACCTGCCCTGTCCACGGGCAGAAAGCCCTCAGAGAAGTACTCGAGCTCCACTGGCTCCCAAACCGGCTCCACTGGTACGATGCTGCGGCAGagcaaatacaaggtaaatggaATCATGCAGTCGGGAAATAAAGTGTCCGACGATAGTTTGGGCGGGGCTGGTGACGCTCCTCCGGGCGTTGGAAGGATGCCCATCACTCCGCCAGGGACACCGCGAACTCATCATCCGGGTCATCCTGCGGGAGATCAGAGTCAGCTGAACGACACGTGCCATCAAATGCAAGCTCTGAGCCTTTGAACACGGTTTCGGACCTTATTTTGGTTTTCTTTTTCCTCCTCTTTTTTTATCTGGTTAGAATATATATAGGTTACGCATACACATGTTGCAGGTAGACGAAAAATAAGATCACGGAAGCATTAGGGGCTGGAGACAGTGATACAGATTGAGTGTTTAAAGTTAAGCGTTCACGGACGTGTCCTAGTGTCCATAATTTTTAGAGCTATGCAACGAGTGCAGTGATTTGCACCACTGAAGGGTTTTGCGTAACTCTGTGTCCAAGTGCACCCCTATTATATGATTTGCTTCGTTTCCTCTGCCTACAACATTCTGTGTAAGCGCGCGTGTAGTAGTTTGGAAGCTATATGGAAAATAAGAGAAGAAAACGTGTCGATTCGCGAGAAACGAACGTGGATGGGACATCTGCGCGTATATTCGATTTTACTACATAAGTGTGTGAATCAGAAAACCGTGTAGGACTTTTTTCTTGTGATCTCAGAACGAAATCTTGGATAAAAGGAAACGGAAGAGATAAGAAAGAAACTAGACAGCTCGAACAGTGTTG contains:
- the LOC143182788 gene encoding uncharacterized protein LOC143182788 isoform X3, which produces MAAPKYGTLVPNRIFVGGISANTSVEELAQLFSTYGNVKATKIIADRAGVSKGYGFVTFETEEEAKRLQQEFQSECIVLRERKLNIAPAIKKQPFNRPFDGGSGSPPSVPTSTYYFANGMGLTYQNGMTFYNTTAPAPTTPIAAPTDPATIYQATGVFGPQATGHQTFAPVMYPCPAPSLYMPQQYQYSPMPYETYYGGAAAAGAAQYLYPTNNSQSNTSGGNNNSGSSNNGTGATSPPTGPPPPLPSLPPPPTTHFYNPAAPPPHHHPPVPTGPPPQVDHLYYPFAAGPHPPPAPHAPMGLTDQQLLIYPTDTSCQQTSASDGQTAPQEDSRSTSSHSEQPQHGETQAATGSATPLVSLMPVKFPMSGRYTNYPIAIHTANLYSSQTCLSENDDCSGNQMHCRAIVYHPATVYIPHAHTPPFHNASGGTSLLPTPPSVSQPIFDSANKGQTFNSREYAKSGPANGQNSGYAKSQGHGIALSSHQGPFIKAQSLGNSQSYKHSNVDGNYKYSSPAIASSRFPVHNRRTAAGSTVGSPACISAQKSDSYNISQGSQRSGHHFASNLVTGPSYSSSKMFNTNQSFEYTNGRRHNSSEQYFDNTAMKSGNYSTRKNTANSCRSNNGQTEGTISSSNQSSETYANSSVEGESISGTQGVQAGVENSSSEKPVSPPPAPYSPMTRPLPTLSPPTSQVQFYPPAQNRYQPPLAPSQHQQQQQQTANQRRYTIAPALSTGRKPSEKYSSSTGSQTGSTGTMLRQSKYKVNGIMQSGNKVSDDSLGGAGDAPPGVGRMPITPPGTPRTHHPGHPAGDQSQLNDTCHQMQALSL
- the LOC143182788 gene encoding uncharacterized protein LOC143182788 isoform X1, with the translated sequence MSSASTGGTEGSSPASSPASATSVTMAAPKYGTLVPNRIFVGGISANTSVEELAQLFSTYGNVKATKIIADRAGVSKGYGFVTFETEEEAKRLQQEFQSECIVLRERKLNIAPAIKKQPFNRPFDGGSGSPPSVPTSTYYFANGMGLTYQNGMTFYNTTAPAPTTPIAAPTDPATIYQATGVFGPQATGHQTFAPVMYPCPAPSLYMPQQYQYSPMPYETYYGGAAAAGAAQYLYPTNNSQSNTSGGNNNSGSSNNGTGATSPPTGPPPPLPSLPPPPTTHFYNPAAPPPHHHPPVPTGPPPQVDHLYYPFAAGPHPPPAPHAPMGLTDQQLLIYPTDTSCQQTSASDGQTAPQEDSRSTSSHSEQPQHGETQAATGSATPLVSLMPVKFPMSGRYTNYPIAIHTANLYSSQTCLSENDDCSGNQMHCRAIVYHPATVYIPHAHTPPFHNASGGTSLLPTPPSVSQPIFDSANKGQTFNSREYAKSGPANGQNSGYAKSQGHGIALSSHQGPFIKAQSLGNSQSYKHSNVDGNYKYSSPAIASSRFPVHNRRTAAGSTVGSPACISAQKSDSYNISQGSQRSGHHFASNLVTGPSYSSSKMFNTNQSFEYTNGRRHNSSEQYFDNTAMKSGNYSTRKNTANSCRSNNGQTEGTISSSNQSSETYANSSVEGESISGTQGVQAGVENSSSEKPVSPPPAPYSPMTRPLPTLSPPTSQVQFYPPAQNRYQPPLAPSQHQQQQQQTANQRRYTIAPALSTGRKPSEKYSSSTGSQTGSTGTMLRQSKYKVNGIMQSGNKVSDDSLGGAGDAPPGVGRMPITPPGTPRTHHPGHPAGDQSQLNDTCHQMQALSL
- the LOC143182788 gene encoding uncharacterized protein LOC143182788 isoform X2, with translation MSSASTGGTEGSSPASSPASATSVTMAAPKYGTLVPNRIFVGGISANTSVEELAQLFSTYGNVKATKIIADRAGVSKGYGFVTFETEEEAKRLQQESECIVLRERKLNIAPAIKKQPFNRPFDGGSGSPPSVPTSTYYFANGMGLTYQNGMTFYNTTAPAPTTPIAAPTDPATIYQATGVFGPQATGHQTFAPVMYPCPAPSLYMPQQYQYSPMPYETYYGGAAAAGAAQYLYPTNNSQSNTSGGNNNSGSSNNGTGATSPPTGPPPPLPSLPPPPTTHFYNPAAPPPHHHPPVPTGPPPQVDHLYYPFAAGPHPPPAPHAPMGLTDQQLLIYPTDTSCQQTSASDGQTAPQEDSRSTSSHSEQPQHGETQAATGSATPLVSLMPVKFPMSGRYTNYPIAIHTANLYSSQTCLSENDDCSGNQMHCRAIVYHPATVYIPHAHTPPFHNASGGTSLLPTPPSVSQPIFDSANKGQTFNSREYAKSGPANGQNSGYAKSQGHGIALSSHQGPFIKAQSLGNSQSYKHSNVDGNYKYSSPAIASSRFPVHNRRTAAGSTVGSPACISAQKSDSYNISQGSQRSGHHFASNLVTGPSYSSSKMFNTNQSFEYTNGRRHNSSEQYFDNTAMKSGNYSTRKNTANSCRSNNGQTEGTISSSNQSSETYANSSVEGESISGTQGVQAGVENSSSEKPVSPPPAPYSPMTRPLPTLSPPTSQVQFYPPAQNRYQPPLAPSQHQQQQQQTANQRRYTIAPALSTGRKPSEKYSSSTGSQTGSTGTMLRQSKYKVNGIMQSGNKVSDDSLGGAGDAPPGVGRMPITPPGTPRTHHPGHPAGDQSQLNDTCHQMQALSL